The Erigeron canadensis isolate Cc75 chromosome 1, C_canadensis_v1, whole genome shotgun sequence genome segment CTATTGCACACGTTGATGCACCATAATCAGTTGACTTGATCTAGTCACTAGCTAGCCTTGTGGTtcccaaaaattaaaaaaatctagacattattattaattttctcCAGATTATTTTGTTAGTAAGATCGTAACACCCAACCGCAATTGCAATGGATTTTCCAACGCAGCAATTATGCCATCATTTCTCTCTTGCTGACATTCAACTAGCAACCCAAAACTTCAACGATGGAATGGCTGTTGGTCAAGGAGGTTTTGGAAAGGTCTACAAAGGCTATATCCAGACCCAAAAGAGTAGTAACTCCATTGTCGCGATCAAACGTTTAGATTCGATGTCTGATCAAGGAGCACCGGAGTTTAAGGCTGAAGTGGAGATGCTTTCTAGGCTGAGACATTCTCACCTAGTGTCTCTACTTGGGTGTTGTGTTGATGGCGAGGAGATGATCCTTGTTTACGAGTACATGCCCCATGAAACTCTATACCATCATCTGCACAAAACTAATACCCCTTTAACTTGGATGCAGAGACTCAAGATAAGCATTGGGGCTGCACGTGGGTTGGATTATCTCCACACTGGTACAGGTACCAACCATGGAGTCATTCATCGAGATGTGAAGAGCTCAAACATTCTGCTGGATGAGTATTGGGAAGCCAAGATATCAGATTTTGGGTTGGCCACGATCTGTCCTATAAATCAATCATCTACATACGTCAATGCTGTCATTAAAGGAACATTTGGGTATCTTGATCCAGAGATATTTATGACTGGAAAATTCACACGTAAAACAGATGTTTTTGCCTTTGGAGTGGTATTGTTTGAATTGCTATCTGGACGGCATGCAGTCCTTCCTGACGGCGATGAGGATTTGAGTTTGGCAACATGGGCTAAAAAATGTGTTAGAAAGGGGAAATTAGATCAGGTAGTTTCTGCCGAAATAAAAGAGCAATTGTTTCCCAAAAGTTTAAAGGAGTTTTCCCAAATTGCATACCGCTGCTTGCATACAGATCCAAAAGAACGGCCTACAATGTCTGAGGTGGTGCTAGCACTTCAACAAACAGAGTCATTACAGCTGAAGTTTTTAAATGATTCTATAAAACCTGCAGGCGTTTTTGGCTTCGCTTGGAAAATGCCAAGTTACTTTGCTCTCCCAACTAAGGATATCTCTGGTACATACACTTTTGTGACTTTGCGTTTCCTTATGCTtgcttttttatattatatatatatggggtgaAATCTTGTGTTAAGAAATGATACAATGGCAGAGAATAAGCAACAATCTACATATCAACATATGTAGTATAGATTATCTAGTTTGATTAATCATGACTTTATGACTTTGTGTATAATGATCAGATACGTAGACATTTA includes the following:
- the LOC122589378 gene encoding probable receptor-like protein kinase At1g30570, whose amino-acid sequence is MDFPTQQLCHHFSLADIQLATQNFNDGMAVGQGGFGKVYKGYIQTQKSSNSIVAIKRLDSMSDQGAPEFKAEVEMLSRLRHSHLVSLLGCCVDGEEMILVYEYMPHETLYHHLHKTNTPLTWMQRLKISIGAARGLDYLHTGTGTNHGVIHRDVKSSNILLDEYWEAKISDFGLATICPINQSSTYVNAVIKGTFGYLDPEIFMTGKFTRKTDVFAFGVVLFELLSGRHAVLPDGDEDLSLATWAKKCVRKGKLDQVVSAEIKEQLFPKSLKEFSQIAYRCLHTDPKERPTMSEVVLALQQTESLQLKFLNDSIKPAGVFGFAWKMPSYFALPTKDISGHTDTNPTRNSKNNNRYNPVLPKIEQIHSHDIKIFSYTDLKRATRNFQNASRCRWGLVFLGWVHEKTYSPSEKGVGLAITVMHFLEKPEGNLKLLSEFSHPNLHRVLGYCLEDGRFYLVHEFLEERSLRDHLYEGDAAELPFTMRVKIVIGVARALVFLKRKRLIVKNWMLNTHEIWFDEDFNAKLLYFDGAKLVIQMPRPLAVAWSPWVRQCDSEGIALLLMEILIAQPVITSMDFGKLHFYRLSHVLKDMSDKKIKNLVDPRMKLRASQIKRVRELISLIYKIYESPYNLEDALLELEQFYFRMT